The stretch of DNA CGTGGCCTTGAGGGGCGTCAGCGGGGTGCGAAGCTCATGGCTGGCCATCGACAGGAACTGATCCCGGATGGAGACCGCCTCGCGCAGCTCCTTCTGGGTCTGTTCAATGCGGGCCGCCATCTCGTTGAAGCCCGCCGTGAGCTGAGCGACTTCGTCGTCTCCCCGGGCGGGAATGGGCTGCTCGAGCGACAGCGTCTTGAGCGCGGAGAAGCCGTCGCGGAGGGCGCCCAGCCGCTGCGCCACATCCCGGCCGACCCACTGGGACAGCAGGAGCGCGATCGCCCCCGCCAGCAGGGCGACCGCCACGACGATGGCGCTCAGCCGCGTCACGGGCGCGAACGCCCGGCGTAGGCGCGAAACCACCACCACCGTCCAGGGCGTGTCCGGCACCTGGGCGTGGGCGATGAGGAGCCGTTGCCCCGAGGCATCGAAGGCCTCGAGCAGGCCCTCGGACCGCGAGAGTTCCCCCTCCTTCACGAGGGAGAGAATGGGCGCGCGGGTGAGGACTTCGCCCCGCTCGGTCTCCCGCAGGAGCCGGCCGTCCCGCCGGTCGAAGATCTCGACGTGATAGCTCTGGGAGGCCAGCGTCGCCTGATTGCCCAGCCGGAGCAGCGAGACGCCTCCCACGAAGACATCCGGGGCCAGCTGGCCCGTGTCCACCCGCGAGGAGAACGCCACGGCGGGGATTCCCGCCGCGTTGAGGAAGGGCCGGGACAGGTACACCCCGTCCGAGGCCATCGCCTCCAGGAAGTAGTCCCGGTGCGAGAAGTTGCCCTGGATGGGGCCGGTCCGGGGGGAGGCCACGGCCACGTCTCCGCGGCCATCCAGCATCCAGACCTCATCGAACTGGCCGGAGAGCTTCTCGAGCAGGGCAAACCGCGTCCGCAGGGAGGCCTCGTCCCGGCCGCGGATCCATCCCCGCAGCGAAGGGTCCTGGACCTGGGTGGACAGCAGGGCCCGGGACATCGACGCGCTCTGCGCCAGCCAGGCCGCCTCGGCCAGGGCCGCATGTTGCGCCTTGCCGCGCAGCTCGCGCTCGATGGCCTTCTGCGCGAGCACCGAGGCCAGGGCCCCCACGGCGATGATGGGCAGCACCGAGGCGAAGGCCATGCCGCGGAACAGCCGCCACCGGACCCCGGAGGGCTGGGGCTGCCGCGTCACGGTGGCCAGCAGCAGGCACCCCACGCACAGGACCATGTAGAGCTCCATCCCCGTCCAGGAGCCCGCCATGGCCAGCACCCCGGCCAGCATGGCGAACGGGACACTCAGCACGCCGGCCCCGGCCCGGCACAGGTTCCGGTGGCCGCGCAGTCCGCCCACGGTGAGCAGCAGGCTGGCAGCCAGGAAGAGCAGGGCCATGGGCAGGGCCATGGCGCCAATCCCGGGGCTGATGGATGGGCCCGCCTGGCTGGGGCGGATCAGCAGCAGCGCCCCGAACGACAGGGACACCGCCGCCAGAAACCCCGGCAGCAAGGTGCGCTCGCGCCAGCGGGGAAGCTGCTCCAGGACGAGGCCCACCGCCATCAGGGGGTAGAGGATGCCCCCCGTCAGGCCGCGAAAGATGATGGACACGGTCCACCAGTAGATCGCCAGCGGTGCCAGGAACAGCGCCCGCCCGGTCCAGCGGAGCCACGCGGGCCAGCCGCTGTACAGCATGGAGGCGATCATCATCGCCGAGCCCACCAGGAAGGCCGAGCCCAGCAGCCGGATGTACGGGTAGATGGGCTGGAAGAGCCGCGAGCCGAACTCGTAGGGCACGTAGACCATCGTGATGCCCACCAGCAGTCCGAACGCAGCCGCGACTTGCTCGACACGAACGCGAATCAAAGGGAGAGGTTTCCGGAGCCAGGGTCCAAGGCCGTGCCAAGTCAAACAGGATTGCAAGCCAGCCCAGTGGAGTCCAACGAGAAGACGCCCCGCGTGCGGCCCGGCGCGTGAGGGTGTGCTAAGTCCTGGCGCCCAGCGCGCCCTGCGGGTGGAATCGCGCTGAACCCGGGCCGTGCGTCCGGAACGAAGCTCACGCCAATCATTTCAGGGAGGGAAGATGGAAGACATGTCTGGAGGGCCGGGGCCGATGGGCGGCGATGCCCGGGAGAAGGTGAACCTGCCCGCGATTCTGCTGATGGTCAGCGGCGGCATTGGAATCGCCTTCGCGTTGCTGGGCGCCGTGCAGTCCCTGACCGGGGGCAGCGCCGCGCAGATGGAGCAGATCCTCAGCGATCCGAACCTTCCCGAGGGCGTGAAGACCTTCGCCACGGCGTCGAGCAAGGGCGGCATCTTCGTCAACCTGATCAGCCTGGCCCTCAATGGCCTGGTCTTCTTCGGCGCGCTGAAGATGAAGAACCTGGAGAACTACAAGCTGGCGATGGCGGCTTCCATCATCGCCATCATCCCGTGCTTCGGGTGCTACTGCATCGGCATCCCGGTGGGCATCTGGTCGCTCATCACGCTCAACAAGCCCGAGGTGAAGTCCGCCTTCCGGACCGTCTAGCGCCGCGCGGCGCCGGGCCTGGGGGCACCTGCTCCCACGCCCGCCCCGGTGGGGAGCAGCTCCCCGGGCCCGTGCTTCTGCATCCGCGTGCACACCAGCTGCACCTCCGGCGTGAGCACGCGCCGGGCCGCATGCAGGGGCACGTAGCCCCGCGCCCGGTAGAAGGACTCCGCGTTGAGGCTGGCATCCAGGTTCAGGGTCCGCGCCTGGGCGCCCCAGGCGAGCGCCTCCAGCGCGGACAGCAGCGCGGAGCCCACGCCGTGGCCCACCGTCTCCGGGGCGACGTAGAGCGCCTCCAGCTCCCCGCGCACCGGGTCGAGCTGCCCGAAGCCCACCAGCTCATCCTCCCACTCGGCGACGAGCACCGTCCGGGGCGGGTCCACGGGCATGTAGGCCTCGGGCCGCAGGAGGTCCACCCAGGTGCTCACCTCCTGGGCGCTGTAGGCCCCCCGGCACAGCGAGGAGACGGAGCGGGTGTGGAGCCGCCACAGGCCGTGGCGGTCCCCCGCGTCTGCTTCGCGCATGCTCAGGCGGCGGGTCATGCGGCGCTCAAGTCACCTTCATGCCCTTGGGGATGACGACGACGCCCCCCGCGGTGACGTGGAAGCGGCGGCGATCCTCGTCCAGGTCGTACCCGATGGTCATCCCGGGAGGAATCTCCACGTTCTTGTCGATGATGGCGCGGCGGATGCGGCAGCGCCGCCCGATGGTGACGTTCTCGAAGAGGATGGAGTCCTCGACCTCCGAGTAGGAGTTGACGCGCACCTTGGGGGAGAGCACCGAGCGCTTCACCCCGCCGCCCGAGATGATGCAGCCCTCGGACACCAGCGAGTCCATGGCCTTGCCCACGCGCCTGTTGGGCTCGTCGGCGAAGACGAACTTGGCGGGGGGCAGGTTGTTGGGCTGGGTGTAGATGGGCCAGCGGTCGTTGTAGAGGTTGAAGGTGGGGTCCACCTCCACCAGGTCCATGTTGGACTGGTAGTACACGTCGATGTTGCCCACGTCGCGCCAGTACCCGTGCTCCTTCTCCTCCTGGCCCGCGACGCGGTTCTGGGCGAAGTCGTACACGTACACCGGGGCGTGCTTGTACAGCTCGCTGATGATGGACTTGCCGAAGTCGTGCGCGCTCTTCTCGTCGGCCGCGTCCCGGACCACCTCCTGCACCAGCACGTCGGTGGAGAAGAGGTAGTTGCCCATGGAGGCCAGGCACATCTTCGGGTTGCCCGGCATGGGCGGCGGGTCCTTGGGCTTCTCCAGGAACTGGCGCATCTGCCCGTCGGGCCCCACGTCGATGATGCCGAACTCCCGGCCCTGCTCGATGGGCACCGGGATGGCGGCCACCGTGCACGCGGCCTTCTTGGCCACGTGGAAGCTCAACATCTCCCGCGTGTCCATCCGGTACACGTGGTCCGCGCCGAAGACGAAGATGTAGTCCGGCTCCTCGTCCGTGATGATGTTGAGGTTCTGGTAGATGGCGTCCGCGCTGCCCTTGTACCAGTCGAGCCCGGTGCGCATCTGCGCCGGCACCGCCTCCACGTAGTGGCCCAGGAAGGCCGTCATGCGCCACGTGCGCGACAGGTGATTGTTCAGCGAGTCGCTCTTGTACTGCGTGAGGACCTTCATCCGGTACACGCCGGAGTTCGCGAAATTGGAGAGAACGAAATCGATGATGCG from Stigmatella aurantiaca encodes:
- the glgC gene encoding glucose-1-phosphate adenylyltransferase, with amino-acid sequence MAKLLAMILAGGAGTRLEPLTRERAKPAVPFGGRYRIIDFVLSNFANSGVYRMKVLTQYKSDSLNNHLSRTWRMTAFLGHYVEAVPAQMRTGLDWYKGSADAIYQNLNIITDEEPDYIFVFGADHVYRMDTREMLSFHVAKKAACTVAAIPVPIEQGREFGIIDVGPDGQMRQFLEKPKDPPPMPGNPKMCLASMGNYLFSTDVLVQEVVRDAADEKSAHDFGKSIISELYKHAPVYVYDFAQNRVAGQEEKEHGYWRDVGNIDVYYQSNMDLVEVDPTFNLYNDRWPIYTQPNNLPPAKFVFADEPNRRVGKAMDSLVSEGCIISGGGVKRSVLSPKVRVNSYSEVEDSILFENVTIGRRCRIRRAIIDKNVEIPPGMTIGYDLDEDRRRFHVTAGGVVVIPKGMKVT
- a CDS encoding GNAT family N-acetyltransferase, yielding MTRRLSMREADAGDRHGLWRLHTRSVSSLCRGAYSAQEVSTWVDLLRPEAYMPVDPPRTVLVAEWEDELVGFGQLDPVRGELEALYVAPETVGHGVGSALLSALEALAWGAQARTLNLDASLNAESFYRARGYVPLHAARRVLTPEVQLVCTRMQKHGPGELLPTGAGVGAGAPRPGAARR
- a CDS encoding sensor histidine kinase, whose protein sequence is MIRVRVEQVAAAFGLLVGITMVYVPYEFGSRLFQPIYPYIRLLGSAFLVGSAMMIASMLYSGWPAWLRWTGRALFLAPLAIYWWTVSIIFRGLTGGILYPLMAVGLVLEQLPRWRERTLLPGFLAAVSLSFGALLLIRPSQAGPSISPGIGAMALPMALLFLAASLLLTVGGLRGHRNLCRAGAGVLSVPFAMLAGVLAMAGSWTGMELYMVLCVGCLLLATVTRQPQPSGVRWRLFRGMAFASVLPIIAVGALASVLAQKAIERELRGKAQHAALAEAAWLAQSASMSRALLSTQVQDPSLRGWIRGRDEASLRTRFALLEKLSGQFDEVWMLDGRGDVAVASPRTGPIQGNFSHRDYFLEAMASDGVYLSRPFLNAAGIPAVAFSSRVDTGQLAPDVFVGGVSLLRLGNQATLASQSYHVEIFDRRDGRLLRETERGEVLTRAPILSLVKEGELSRSEGLLEAFDASGQRLLIAHAQVPDTPWTVVVVSRLRRAFAPVTRLSAIVVAVALLAGAIALLLSQWVGRDVAQRLGALRDGFSALKTLSLEQPIPARGDDEVAQLTAGFNEMAARIEQTQKELREAVSIRDQFLSMASHELRTPLTPLKATLELLLRQAQDNPVIPLERQRSTLERLRRQVDRLTRLVSDMLDIARLQGGRLSLKRAPMDLSALTREVVDRIQHASRERLTPIQLELPEAPLVGRWDEQRLDQLLTNLVENAARYSPPDAPIQVRLHAEPPRVHLAVEDRGIGIPTESLSSLFTPFFRARNAAQHYAGGLGLGLAICREIVERHGGTIQATSPGPGQGTRFSVSLPLDSQDTP